One window from the genome of Enterobacter asburiae encodes:
- a CDS encoding DeoR/GlpR family DNA-binding transcription regulator — protein MHKTARQRYVLDILSEQGQASITDLAEKLQVSADTIRRDLTDLENQGLAQKNHGGAIALNLSAMNRQGRNTLLPETKQRLGKQVAQQVPPGSTLFLDAGSTVMAVATFLQGPLTVITPSLDIAQHFSDREDVELILLGGKWDHKQRLFAGSATLSLLSRYRADIAILGACAIHAELGLSAGKEADAEVKRAMLDASHAHWIVADHLKINRCEPYLVSGLSSIQQLFLDRPWPELGDHSALQVTVCAN, from the coding sequence ATGCACAAAACCGCTCGTCAACGCTACGTCCTGGATATCCTCAGCGAGCAAGGCCAGGCCAGCATCACCGACCTGGCCGAAAAGCTGCAGGTTTCAGCGGATACCATCCGTCGGGATCTGACCGACCTGGAAAACCAGGGCCTTGCGCAGAAGAACCACGGCGGAGCCATCGCACTCAACCTCTCCGCCATGAACCGTCAGGGCCGCAATACGCTGCTGCCGGAGACCAAACAGCGCCTGGGTAAACAGGTCGCACAGCAGGTTCCGCCAGGCTCCACCCTGTTTCTGGATGCCGGAAGCACGGTGATGGCCGTCGCCACCTTTCTTCAGGGGCCGCTCACCGTCATTACCCCCTCGCTGGATATCGCCCAGCATTTTAGCGACCGGGAAGACGTTGAGCTGATCCTGCTCGGCGGGAAATGGGACCACAAGCAGCGACTGTTTGCCGGAAGCGCCACGCTGTCTTTACTGTCCCGTTATCGGGCAGATATCGCCATTCTTGGGGCGTGCGCCATTCATGCCGAACTCGGTTTGAGCGCCGGTAAAGAAGCGGATGCCGAGGTAAAACGCGCGATGCTCGACGCAAGCCACGCGCACTGGATTGTCGCCGACCACCTGAAAATTAACCGCTGCGAGCCGTATCTGGTTTCCGGGTTATCCAGCATTCAACAACTCTTTTTAGATCGTCCCTGGCCTGAGCTTGGGGACCATAGCGCACTGCAGGTTACGGTGTGCGCGAATTAA
- a CDS encoding oxidoreductase produces the protein MSKVQTINIALIGYGFVGKTFHAPLIQSVDGIKLAVVSSRDEEKVKRDLPDVQVVATPEEAIQHPDIDLVVIASPNVTHAPLATLALNSGKHVVVDKPFTLDMQEARDLIALADEKQLLLSVFHNRRWDSDFLGIKQIIEQGTLGKVKHLESHIDRFRPEVRVRWREQNVPGSGLWFDLGPHLIDQTLQLFGLPESVQGNIATLRDGAEINDWAHVVLNYPEHKVILHASMLVAGGTARFTVHGDKGSVVKARIDQQEAQLLAGVIPGSETWGEDGDSMVFFGADGAPQTIPTPKGDQRQYYINVRDALLGKITNPVHPVEALAVMAVLEAAVKSSETGSTQPLALTAEERALLG, from the coding sequence ATGAGTAAAGTTCAAACAATCAACATTGCGCTGATCGGGTATGGATTTGTCGGTAAAACCTTCCATGCCCCGCTGATCCAGTCTGTGGACGGGATTAAGCTGGCAGTGGTCTCTTCTCGTGATGAAGAGAAGGTTAAACGCGATCTGCCGGACGTACAGGTGGTGGCGACACCGGAAGAAGCCATTCAGCATCCTGATATCGATCTGGTGGTGATTGCCTCCCCGAACGTCACGCACGCCCCGCTGGCGACGCTGGCCCTGAACTCGGGTAAACACGTGGTCGTGGATAAGCCTTTTACCCTCGACATGCAGGAAGCCCGCGACCTGATTGCGCTGGCGGATGAAAAGCAGCTGCTGCTCTCCGTCTTCCACAACCGCCGCTGGGACAGTGATTTCCTCGGCATTAAGCAGATTATCGAGCAAGGCACGCTCGGCAAGGTTAAACACCTGGAATCGCACATCGACCGCTTCCGCCCGGAAGTGCGCGTTCGCTGGCGCGAGCAGAACGTCCCCGGGAGCGGTCTGTGGTTTGATCTGGGTCCTCACCTGATTGACCAGACGCTACAGCTCTTTGGCCTGCCGGAGTCGGTTCAGGGGAATATCGCGACGCTGCGCGACGGTGCAGAAATTAACGACTGGGCGCACGTGGTCTTAAACTACCCGGAGCATAAGGTCATTCTGCACGCCAGCATGCTGGTTGCTGGCGGTACGGCACGCTTTACCGTCCACGGGGACAAGGGCAGCGTGGTGAAAGCCAGAATCGATCAGCAGGAAGCGCAGCTGCTCGCAGGGGTGATTCCCGGCAGTGAAACCTGGGGCGAAGACGGCGACAGTATGGTGTTCTTTGGGGCTGACGGCGCACCGCAAACGATCCCTACCCCGAAAGGCGATCAGCGCCAGTATTACATCAACGTACGTGATGCGTTACTCGGGAAAATCACCAACCCTGTCCACCCTGTTGAGGCACTGGCGGTCATGGCCGTGCTGGAAGCGGCGGTGAAGTCGTCGGAGACGGGGTCAACGCAGCCGCTGGCGTTAACTGCTGAAGAGCGTGCTCTGCTGGGTTAA
- the cybB gene encoding cytochrome b561, with protein sequence MRTKYTSLQIGIHWLVFLLIIVAYCAMEFKGFFPRSARPVINMIHVSCGISILVLMVTRLLVRLKFRAPPIQPKPKAMVTGMSHLGHLVVYLLFIALPLIGIVMMYNRGSDWFAFGMVMPHAAESNFDLVDVLKEWHETLANLGYFVIGLHAAAALMHHYFWKDNTLLRMMPKKRQ encoded by the coding sequence ATGCGCACTAAATATACAAGCCTGCAAATCGGCATCCACTGGCTGGTGTTTCTGTTAATCATCGTCGCCTACTGCGCCATGGAATTCAAAGGTTTCTTCCCGCGCAGCGCGCGTCCAGTAATCAATATGATCCACGTTTCGTGCGGTATCAGTATCCTGGTGCTGATGGTGACGCGTCTGCTGGTTCGCCTGAAATTCCGTGCGCCACCGATTCAGCCGAAGCCAAAAGCGATGGTGACGGGGATGTCCCATCTGGGGCACCTGGTGGTGTATCTGCTGTTTATTGCGCTGCCGCTGATTGGCATTGTGATGATGTATAACCGGGGCAGCGACTGGTTTGCGTTTGGCATGGTGATGCCGCATGCGGCGGAGTCAAATTTTGACCTGGTTGATGTGCTGAAAGAATGGCACGAGACGCTGGCGAACCTGGGCTATTTTGTGATTGGCCTGCACGCGGCGGCGGCGCTGATGCATCACTATTTCTGGAAGGATAATACTCTTCTGCGCATGATGCCGAAAAAGCGTCAGTAG
- the gap gene encoding type I glyceraldehyde-3-phosphate dehydrogenase: MSKIGINGFGRIGRLVLRRLLETQDSNTVVAINDLTSPKVLAYLLRHDSNYGGFPWSVDFTEDALIVDGKTIAVYAEKEAKHIPWKAAGVDIVVECTGFYTSEEKSRAHLDAGAKKVLISAPAGEMKTIVYSVNDDTIDASDTIISVASCTTNCLAPLAKALNDAFEIKVGTMTTIHAYTGTQALVDGPRGKDLRASRAAAENIIPHTTGAAKAIGLVIPALSGKLKGHAQRVPVKTGSVTELVAILGKKVTVEEINAALKKATQGNKSFGYTDEEIVSSDVIGSHYGSVFDATQTEVSEAGELQLVKAVAWYDNEYGFVTQLVRTLDKFAAL, translated from the coding sequence ATGAGTAAAATTGGCATTAACGGCTTTGGACGCATTGGACGCCTTGTTCTGCGTCGCCTTCTTGAAACCCAGGACAGTAATACCGTCGTCGCCATCAACGACCTCACCTCACCGAAAGTGCTGGCCTACCTGCTCAGGCATGATTCCAACTACGGTGGCTTCCCGTGGAGCGTAGATTTCACCGAGGATGCGCTGATTGTGGATGGTAAAACCATTGCGGTGTACGCCGAAAAAGAGGCGAAGCACATTCCGTGGAAAGCCGCAGGCGTGGATATTGTCGTGGAGTGCACCGGTTTTTATACCTCCGAAGAGAAATCACGGGCGCACCTGGATGCTGGCGCGAAGAAAGTGCTGATCTCCGCGCCAGCGGGTGAGATGAAAACCATCGTCTACAGCGTGAATGACGACACTATTGACGCCAGTGACACCATTATTTCCGTCGCATCCTGCACCACCAACTGCCTCGCCCCGCTGGCGAAAGCCCTGAACGATGCGTTTGAAATAAAAGTGGGCACCATGACCACCATTCACGCCTATACCGGTACGCAGGCGCTGGTGGATGGCCCGCGCGGGAAAGACCTTCGCGCCTCGCGGGCGGCGGCTGAGAATATCATTCCCCACACCACCGGTGCCGCAAAGGCCATCGGTCTGGTGATCCCGGCGCTGAGCGGCAAACTGAAGGGCCACGCGCAGCGCGTGCCGGTAAAAACGGGCTCGGTCACCGAGCTGGTGGCGATTCTGGGCAAGAAAGTCACCGTTGAGGAGATCAACGCCGCGCTGAAAAAGGCGACGCAGGGCAATAAATCGTTCGGGTATACCGACGAAGAGATTGTGTCGTCCGATGTGATTGGCTCGCATTATGGTTCGGTGTTTGACGCCACGCAGACGGAGGTGTCAGAAGCGGGAGAGCTGCAGCTGGTGAAAGCGGTAGCTTGGTATGACAACGAATATGGTTTTGTGACGCAGCTGGTGCGGACGCTGGATAAGTTTGCGGCGCTGTGA
- a CDS encoding YdcF family protein: protein MEQTHFPILPDATLAAINNVGEWLAQDDLSGGLQPPDVDAVILAGNAVIPTIEAACRIAAQREIPLLISGGIGHSTAFLYAAIRSHPRYHTLQVEGRAEASILADIAREFWKIPEARLWIEDRSTNCGENAHFSWNMLKQHQRATGRVLVVQDPTMQRRTMATFARVCRDEPVSPEWISHPGCTPTLHNGKDGVEFSADSAGLWPVDRYLSLILGELPRLYDDVNGYGPAGRDFIAHVDFPEAVIAAWKQLQRDPVLTGARKII, encoded by the coding sequence ATGGAACAGACCCATTTTCCCATCCTGCCGGATGCCACGCTGGCGGCCATTAATAATGTCGGTGAATGGCTGGCGCAGGATGACCTGAGCGGCGGTCTCCAGCCCCCGGACGTCGATGCGGTAATCCTGGCAGGGAACGCGGTGATCCCGACCATTGAGGCGGCCTGTCGAATTGCCGCGCAGCGAGAAATCCCGCTCCTGATTAGCGGAGGCATTGGTCACTCGACCGCGTTTTTATATGCCGCTATCCGCAGTCATCCGCGTTATCACACCTTACAAGTCGAAGGACGGGCGGAAGCGAGCATTCTTGCCGACATTGCGCGGGAGTTCTGGAAGATCCCCGAGGCGCGCCTGTGGATTGAAGATCGCTCCACCAACTGCGGTGAGAACGCGCATTTTAGCTGGAACATGCTGAAACAGCATCAGCGCGCAACCGGGCGGGTGCTGGTGGTGCAGGATCCGACGATGCAGCGCCGTACGATGGCGACGTTTGCCCGCGTTTGTCGGGATGAGCCCGTGTCACCGGAGTGGATAAGCCATCCCGGGTGTACACCGACACTGCATAACGGTAAAGATGGCGTGGAGTTTAGCGCGGACAGCGCAGGACTGTGGCCCGTAGACCGCTACCTGTCACTGATTTTGGGGGAACTGCCCCGTTTGTATGATGACGTTAACGGCTATGGCCCGGCCGGGCGGGATTTTATCGCGCACGTTGACTTTCCTGAAGCTGTGATTGCCGCGTGGAAACAGCTGCAGCGCGATCCGGTCCTGACGGGGGCGCGTAAGATAATCTAA